One Takifugu flavidus isolate HTHZ2018 chromosome 3, ASM371156v2, whole genome shotgun sequence genomic window, TAACTCATTAACTAAGAGCTCGAAGGCTCGAACATGATATCAGGCATTGTTATAAGTCAGAAAAACCTGTTCTGTGGTTCAAGGTACGAAACTCGTGGCTGGGTTTTAAGACAACATTGAGCAGAAAGTCAGACCTCACAGCCCATTTGGACAGACAGTAAATTGGATTGAACTAACGCCATTGAACAATTTAACACCAGCGGGAGTCCCGGACATTTTACATCTAGACCTTCACTGATGTCCCACTTAGTCTGTCCTTAATTAATAAACCTCAAACTACCATCAATACAACACCACAGCTAAAGAATTCAAACAACCATACATAACCATTCCATTGTCTTGATATATTCTCAGAGTCTAAGTAACACTTTAAAATCAATAAGCTCACATACACAAAATACAGACAGGAAAAGATCCTCTACTGTCAACAAACCTATAGTGTTTTAATAAATTCACCAAAGTGTACACCATGTGAGCTAAAACAAACCTTTCAAAGAAACCACACATTGTCCCATTTAAGAAACCAACAATACAATAGCCGAACAAATTCTCCTCATCTTCTGACTGCTTTTTCATTTTCGGGGTCACAGAGTGTGTGCACATggcaaaggcagggtccacccacGGATGAGACgacagttcatcacagggcccgatgtgagcatttgtgggtttggtaccttgcgcaagggcacctcagcaggacccagctgcagcacacaaaGGAGGATAACTTTGCGAGTGACGGTATTTTATTCAGAATAAGTTGCAGATCACCAAAGAATACAGTGTTCAAATAATCCAGGAAATAATCCCACAGGTTGATAATCCTCAAGAACTCGTACCAGGAAGACTAGAACTATGTGAAAGCATCAAAATGTTTCTGCACAACAAAGGGTGGTGGCGCATGTCAAAGTCGGAAAAGTATGCCTCCCCAAACAAGTATGTAAATTACCAGAGACAAGCATGCAATGTCATTGTTGATGGCAACAGGGAGGACTTTTTTTAGGTGGTTACCACAAAAAATATTTTGCCTTGCGAATCCTGACATTGTTAAGACGCTAACTTGCAGGTACAGACAGAATCCCAAAATGCCGACACAGGAGATGGAAGTGGATTCTTTGAACACTTTGAAGACTGAACAAAAAAAGTTGCCAACTTCAAAATCAAACGATGACTAGCAATGGGGTCTGCTCGTCTcagcctggaggaaaacagacacacatggaGATACCAACTATAGAGAAAGGGGGGCAGgggagaaacaaacacatcaaaagtTGGGTGTCTGTTCATCAGATCAGTCATATGTTCCCccgaaaagagagagaagactCGTGAGGTGAAGCAGGAATTCAAGTTGACAGATGTGAAGTCACAACAGCATAGTCAGCAGATTTCTTCCATCTGACTGACCCCCAAATACTGAAAGGCATTTTACCCATATTTTTTCCATCGGTGGGCTTCTGAAGGGGTTTCGTACTGATAGATTATCTTCCCATAGGTGTTCATGTGTTTTTACAGTACCCAGAGGACACTTTAGACCTTCTTTGATTACTCAGTAGCAGATTATTGGATCAGTTTTTGCTGTTTGAgatatttttccatttattcaAAGGATAGTTTCCCGTTTTCTTCCACATCTTTCTGGGTTTGTATGATGTTTTGAAACATTTATGATCATTTAACTAGGAAGTAAAACATCTGCTGCCTTCGTCCTGTGGTGTGGGCCAACCGTTTTCTTTCACAGAATCAATGTCTTGTCTCATTGAAACCACTGATATTTTAGAACAGCCAAATATCTGATTTCTTCACTATTctggaaaatgaggaaaaacatttacttttccCCATTAATTTCTTCATTTGGAAAATAACATGCACAGTTTCTCCTGAACGCTCATGTTTACTATTTAAGCTACTACGAGAATGGAGAAGTGTGAAAAGTTAAAGCTTTTCtatagattttaaatgtttttcacttttttgaACACGGCATTGTGATGCTCATTCAATAAATTTTAGGACCACATTTCATATTTCAGTTACTCCTTGGGGATATATACAGATAGCGTTTCTTTGgtattgtttttttaagccaAAGGCAATGTTGAAGTACCTGTAATGAAGAATATTCATgctcacagaggctgttgatgTCACTGACTGGCACGCAAAGTGGTGTAAAGAAACTGTATAAAAGGCGGCTCCCTGCTGAAAGAGGCACCAGTCAAGAGAAGTGGTACCATGTCTTTCTCACTTGTAACCCTCCTCACCTGTAAGTCCACCCTCCAATAGGCTGTAGgaagctttgttttatttgagcTTAATCAATAAATATCTGATTCATATTTTAGTCCTGGTTGCCTGTTGGTGTTCAGGATGTCAAGGTAAAGATTCTCTGAACCTTCTTTTTTGCTGATTactttcttttcatcatttcagaAATATCTACATTCTTTATTTAACTTTTCTCATGCAGTAAATTTATCATATTCTGGATTTGCTCACACTATCTGAGAACtttccctcctgcaggacaaatgATGAGCATGGCTCCTCTGGGTAGCAACCTGATGCTGTCCTGCCGTACGTCTTGTCTTTGTTTCTCAGATTTGTCTGTTAATTAATCTGCTTGGTTTTTGAAATGGCAAGAAAATGATGTAGAATTATTAGGTGGAATTAACAAAACAGTTGATAGTCAAAAGCCAAACTGGAACAAATTATTGTAGCCCGAGTATGTGAAAATTGTTCAACTATTATTGATTTTGGGGCATTACACCTTCAGCTCGAGGACAGGAGATCAACATCGTGTCAATGGTTCACAGCAACAAGGGGTTTGAGAATAATGCTCAGgacttctgcagcagcattgcACCTTCAAGCTGTTTACATCCCATGTTCATGCCGTGGTCAAAGTCTATGTAGGTTCTGCTATTCTGTTCTTCTATTGTTGCCATGACTACACTCGAATCGGTGTTGCAGAGAACTGATATCAGACGTTTCTGTCTACAGCTGTGATgacctgcaggagtgcaggtTGGCCAAACCAGACAAAAGAATATTGACCTGCGATGTCGATACCTTCACCACCGTTTCAGCCTTCTACACTTGTGAGAACAAGTTTCCAGGTGAGTTTGTATCTGATCTGGGATCAATTAACGAAACGATTCCCCGTGTGGATGCCAACCTCGTGTCCTtactgatgtttccacagataaaCGTACTGCCATTGCCTGCAAGGATCAGACTGCCAACTTAAAGTGTGGTaagaatgttttgtttttttacacacagAAGATCTTTCTAAAGCCTTTTTGTCATATCCTGCCTGCTTCACCCTCAGAAAAGGGTGTTATTCGCATCATCAAGTCCAATTACGGACGTCTCGACCAGAACACCTGCACAGACACGCCTTCTGATTACACCTTTTGTACAGCTGGAGGCTTTGGAGAAGATGTGAAAAGCATGTATGTCGAGAAATAATCCAACTTTCCAGattcctgatggacagaatTAATTTTGAACCCTGCCGATTCATTTTTCCTGTCTACAGGTGCAACGGTAGAAAAGAGTGTTCAATTCCAGGCAATCCTAAAGGGAGGATAGTGTTTTCATTCTGTGATGAATCCCCCAAGTATGTGTACGTGTCCTACGTCTGTGAAGCATAGGATAAGTACACAATGAACACCAACAGTTGGTGTACAGGTGACCTGAAGATGGAGGATTTCTCCTGCATCTGAGGAACCTTGTTCCAAATCTAAAAAGTAAAAAACCCAATTAATAAAAGAGAGGAACTATCATCTGGGCCTGTGTCTTCTGTCAACATTTCATGACCAATTGAGAATATATATACACCCCAAACAGAACAGATCTCtctacaaaaatacatttttatttaagacATCGATTTACACCTACAAAGAACTAGAAAAGAAATTCCTGCTTATTTCCAATCTGGTGACACTGTGTCAGAGGTCAATCCACCCAAAGGACAGAATACCcagaaacacaacaatgttGTGCTGCTGACCCGTGTCGCAAAGACCTGTCCAACACAAGAGAGGCAACTCTTTGGGACAGGACTTTGCTATTCACCTGCACCTTAAGGTCAAAAGTCAGTCGTTCTGGGGCAGCAACCTAAAAGTTTATTCTCTtgaagacagatgaagaagcCATATTTGTTAGAACACAACAACCATCCATAAGAGATGTTTcttcaaaaatcaaaaaaatccaACGTCAGAATTTTGTGATTATGAGGCTCGTATTATCGTTGCAAGCTCCACATAAGTCCTGGTCCTCAGATGAGGGAGGTCAGCGACGGGGTTGCAGAAATCCAGCCACACAAAACATACGTCTGTTCAAATGAAGCCCTTATTAATCCTCACATGTTCAGGAAGTACATATAAAACAGTTTACTGATATCAGCTAATGTTTGATGTTTTAGTTTAAACCATTAACTAAGAGCTCGAAGGCTAGAACATGATATCAGGCATTGTTATAAGTCAGAAAAACCTGTTCTGTGGTTCACGGTACGAAACTCGTGGCTGGGTTTTAAGATAACATTGAGCAGAAAGTCAGACCTCACAGCCCATTTGGACAGACAGTAAATTGGATTGAACTAACGCCATTGAACAATTTAACACCAGCGGGAGTCCCGGACATTTTACATCTAGACCTTCACTGATGTCCCACTTAGTCTGTCCTTAATTAATAAACCTCAAACTACCATCAATACAACACACCACAGCTAAAGAATTCAAACAACCATACATAACCATTCCATTGTCTTGATATATTCTCAGAGTCTAAGTAACACTTTAAAATCAATAAGCTTGCATACACAAAATACAGACAGGAAAAGATCCTCTACTGTCAACAAACCTATAGTGTTTTAATAAATTCACCAAAGTGTACACCATGTGAGCTAAAACAAACCTTTCAAAGAAACCACACATTGTCCCATTTAAGAAACCAACAATACAATAGCCGAACAAATTCTCCTCATCTTCTGACTGCTTTTTCATTTTCGGGGTCACAGAGCGTGTGCACATggcaaaggcagggtccacccacGGATGAGTCgacagttcatcacagggcccgatgtgagcatttgtgggtttggtaccttgcgcAAGGGCACCCCAGCAGGacccagctgcagcacacaaaGGAGGATAACTTTGCGAGTGACGGTATTTTATTCAGAATAAGTTGCAGATCACCAAAGAATACAGTGTTCAAATAATCCAGGAAATAATCCCACAGGTTGATAATCCTCAAGAACTCGTACCAGGAAGACTAGAACTATGTGAAAGCATCAAAATGTTTCTGCACAACAAAGGGTGGTGGCGCATGTCAAAGTCGGAAAAGTATGCCTCCCCAAACAAGTATGTAAATTACCAGAGACAAGCATGCAATGTCATTGTTGATGGCAACAGGGAGGACTTGTTTTTAGGTGGTTACCACAAAAAATATTTTGCCTTGCGAATCCTGACATTGTTAAGACGCTAACTTGCAGGTACAGACAGAATCCCAAAATGCCGACACAGGAGATGGAAGTGGATTCTTTGAACACTTTGAAGACTGAACAAAAAAAGTTGCCAACTTCAAAATCAAACGATGACTAGCAATGGGGTCTGCTCGTCTcagcctggaggaaaacagacacacatggaGATACCAACTATAGAGAAAGGGGGGCAGgggagaaacaaaaacacatcaaaagttGGGTGTCTGTTCATCAGATCAGTCATATGTTCCCccgaaaagagagagaagactCGTGAGGTGAAGCAGGAATTCAAGTTGACAGATGTGAAGTCACAACAGCATAGTCAGCAGATTTCTTCCATCTGACTGACCCCCAAATACTGAAAGGCATTTTACCCATATTTTTTCCATCGGTGGGCTTCTGAAGGGGTTTCGTACTGATAGATTATCTTCCCATAGGTGTTCATGTGTTTTTACAGTACCCAGAGGACACTTTAGACCTTCTTTGATTACTCAGTAGCAGATTATTGGATCAGTTTTTGCTGTTTGAgatatttttccatttattcaAAGGATAGTTTCCCGTTTTCTTCCACATCTTTCTGGGTTTGTATGATGTTTTGAAACATTTATGATCATTTAACTAGGAAGTAAAACATCTGCTGCCTTCGTCCTGTGGTGTGGGCCAACCGTTTTCTTTCACAGAATCAATGTCTTGTCTAATTGAAACCACTGATATTTTAGAACAGCCAAATATCTGATTTCTTCACTATTctggaaaatgaggaaaaacatttacttttccCCATTAATTTCTTCATTTGGAAAATAACATGCACAGTTTCTCCTGAACACTCATGTTTACTATTTAAGCTACTACGAGAATGGAGAAGTGTGAAAAGTTAAAGCTTTTCtatagattttaaatgttttttcacttttttgaaCACGACATTGTGATGCTCATTCAATAAAGTTTAGGACCACATTTCATATTTCAGTTACTCCTTGGGGATATATACAGATAGCATTTCTTTGgtattgtttttttaagccaAAGGCAATGTTGAAGTACCTGTAATAAAGAATATTCATgctcacagaggctgttgatgTCACTGACTGGCACGCAAAGTGGTGTAAAGAAACTGTATAAAAGGTGTCTCACTGCATTATTTCATGAACAATTGAGAATATATATACACTCCAAACAGAACAGATCTctcaacaaaaatacatttttatttaagacATCGATTTACACCTACAAAGAACGAGAGAATAAACTCTTGCTTATTTCCAATCTGGTGATACTGTAACAGAGGTCAATCCACCCAAATACCCAGAAACAGACAGAATACCcagaaacacaacaatgttGTGCTGCTGACCCGTGTCGCAAAGACCTGTCCAACACAAGAGAGGCAACTCTTTGGGACAGGACTTTGCTGTTCACCTGCACCTTAAAGTCAAAAGTCAGTCGTTCTGGGGCAGCAACCTAAAAGTTTTAGTCTACTGAAGACAAATTagttggcaaaaaaaagaagccatatTTGTTAGAAAACAACAACCAtccacaaagagagagagatgtgatcTCTACTAAGATTAAACTTTAAAgtctttgatcttaagttgtcattgttgtctttgatcttaagttggcatttagtctttgatctcctttatgtcattgatgtcaaagTTGTTCTTTCATGTCAGATCACTGAAGAGATCAAAGGAGAAATCAGATCAAACACAAGCAGCTCTACCTCTTTCAAtacacgcctgaggagctcaacactaaccctaaccctaaccctaacacactggtgaccagcagacgcatcaatggcacagagaggaacccagcagctgaaggcagagcaagaaCCGATGGAATCATCAGCGGaaacttggagggaagaggtccagcagctcagagaagccctggctgagaaggaggagcagctcagcaaggcagtgaagaggagacagatgagaactgtggcccacgtggagaccctgaccctgctgaacagcacacaagctgctctgaaggagagcaaactcaaatgtgcttctctggaggaaaccctccacagtcagcagcaggagaaagaggagagacgcaggagagagctgatggagcaggaggaaggtctgAATCACAAGCTCCTTGTGATCgaggaggaatttgagaggcagctggaggaagagaagcagaggaataatgaagagaaagaggccatgaggcagcagctctttcgaCAAGAAGAAAAGTTTAAGAAACTGCTTGATGAAGAGCGACACAAATATGATGAGAAGATCTTGGAAAATGAAGAGtcgctgaagcagcagctgttggctcaagaagagaactttaacaggatgctggctgatgtttgtcagcggtgggagagCACAGCTCAGAAATGGGCACAGAAGaacgaagagctggagcacaggTTCCAGGAGAGCCTAAGTTTGAGGCAAcacgaggaggagaagaacaaagaggagctccagaggctctctgaagcaaacctccaacttgaggtgagatgcttttgCCTTTGTtactcttccagaagatttcagatgatgttcagtgaaatctaaaacccaatctctcttttctgcagcttcaagtattaaagaagcagaagaaaaaaagcttctggagatggaagttctggaaaaagaggaagcaaacaacaattccagagctcccaaagccctcctgctcctctccatcctgacctccacagcatcacatcctgtcttttttttttttagttttattttacagtataatcattgtttatgttctatgtttggatctatgatgtagaaacaatacaactcaaagtaaaccaaaAGATTATTGTAGatcaggcatgtccaaagtccggcccgggggccaatcacggcccgcgCTAAGATTTCATATGtcccgcaacttcagtcttacaatgtattatttatggcccgctggcactaacagaatagataaatcactaaaatgtaattcctcctttcttgtagatcttgtaaaagacaagagcaaaatttacttgttttaaacttgaatgataacagacaactttgcattacatttatcaaactcatggaaatttaaggtattccatacagttcagtgttcaatgttatctgactctccagatatgaattaaaagcagaattgtgtttttagagttgttcacgtctgcctgagtggcttatatttggttacactgccatttgaaaaataaagagaattgtgacaatgaaaattgttttatattaGTGtccatttgcatgtaacttttctggttaaaaaaacatcagaaggatctactggcccccgggcatcttcacgttatcaaatctggccctctttgcaaaaagtctGGACACCCCTgttgtagatgttgtaaatgacagctttggaaatggcttcatttcattacttgagtcagttggtttccttcgacagctaaaccaaccaactcatagcttcaaccacaccctagatctagtcctgacttatggtgttgaggtagaacatgtgtcagtgttccctcagaaccccctcctgtcagatcattctttgatcacgtttacatttatgattaaggattcttctatgctcagaacacagtcttactatagcagatgtctttcagataatgctgtagctaagtttaaggaagtgatctctgtgctaatcccaggaccactgtgtgtttctccagggatcaatcattataatcttagccctgctgaggtcgactctattgctgaaggtgcagcaacctcactgagaatcacacttgattctgttgcccccctgaaaaagaaaatagtaagtcagaggaggtgtgccccctggtaattcacatatcaggaccctcaagcagaaagcgcgcagactagaaaggaagtggtattctcgTAAAATAGATACCGTATTTTTACGACCATAAgacgcactgtattaaaaggtgcagtctcagttatgggtgctatttctgtatttaaaacatacataagacgcatcgtattattaggcgcatgctgaaacatacagtaaaaaatgacaatggaagtaaaacagtgagtttcgacacatttattgaacaaaatattcattcttccgccacaaaaccatcaaagttttcatcttctgtatctgaattaaacagctgcactatttcaatgtccaacatcccgaattcctcttcttaatcatctgaatt contains:
- the LOC130522657 gene encoding L-rhamnose-binding lectin CSL1-like isoform X1; the protein is MSFSLVTLLTFLVACWCSGCQGQMMSMAPLGSNLMLSCPRGQEINIVSMVHSNKGFENNAQDFCSSIAPSSCLHPMFMPWSKSICDDLQECRLAKPDKRILTCDVDTFTTVSAFYTCENKFPDKRTAIACKDQTANLKCEKGVIRIIKSNYGRLDQNTCTDTPSDYTFCTAGGFGEDVKSMCNGRKECSIPGNPKGRIVFSFCDESPKYVYVSYVCEA
- the LOC130522657 gene encoding L-rhamnose-binding lectin CSL1-like isoform X2, which translates into the protein MSFSLVTLLTFLVACWCSGCQARGQEINIVSMVHSNKGFENNAQDFCSSIAPSSCLHPMFMPWSKSICDDLQECRLAKPDKRILTCDVDTFTTVSAFYTCENKFPDKRTAIACKDQTANLKCEKGVIRIIKSNYGRLDQNTCTDTPSDYTFCTAGGFGEDVKSMCNGRKECSIPGNPKGRIVFSFCDESPKYVYVSYVCEA
- the LOC130522735 gene encoding trichohyalin-like → MAQRGTQQLKAEQEPMESSAETWREEVQQLREALAEKEEQLSKAVKRRQMRTVAHVETLTLLNSTQAALKESKLKCASLEETLHSQQQEKEERRRRELMEQEEGLNHKLLVIEEEFERQLEEEKQRNNEEKEAMRQQLFRQEEKFKKLLDEERHKYDEKILENEESLKQQLLAQEENFNRMLADVCQRWESTAQKWAQKNEELEHRFQESLSLRQHEEEKNKEELQRLSEANLQLELQVLKKQKKKSFWRWKFWKKRKQTTIPELPKPSCSSPS